Proteins encoded in a region of the Hypomesus transpacificus isolate Combined female chromosome 17, fHypTra1, whole genome shotgun sequence genome:
- the LOC124479876 gene encoding uncharacterized protein LOC124479876, with translation MPKTVQWHLPTPLTTLYSSTWLGMDLPSLLEEGAEIFEVLHLTPELCVLVGEKTREQRKSRVWFDQRAGRVTASMFHNAARTEKSSSLIKRVCYPRSSQFSTETTRWGLEKEDTAREAYLMAMQDLYVDLNVAASGLIINPDLPWIGVSPDGVVTCACHERGMVEIKCPFSAKDLEHSSLGHWNLAHLDTGYWLTGALDWLTGCWTLPPLGLRTMQKYAGNSISLQFQLAFFRFCELVSLKMREITCDDIGTMAIK, from the exons ATGCCCAAGACTGTACAATGGCATCTGCCAACTCCTCTGACAACACTGTATTCAAGCACCTGGCTTGGAATGGATTTGCCCTCACTGCTGGAGGAGGGTGCCGAGATCTTTGAGGTGCTGCATCTCACACCAGAGCTG tgtgtgttagttGGTGAGAAGACCAGGGAACAGAGAAAGTCAAGGGTGTGGTTTGatcagagagcaggaagagttACTGCATCGATGTTCCATAATGCAGCCAGGACAGAGAAATCTTCATCTCTGATTAAGAGAGTATGCTATCCTCGCTCCTCTCAGTTTTCGACTGAAACGACCAG ATGGGGTCtagaaaaagaggacactgcAAGAGAGGCGTACCTGATGGCGATGCAAGATCTCTATGTAGACCTCAACGTTGCAGCATCAGGACTCATCATCAACCCAGATCTGCCATGGATTGGTGTATCACCAGATGGTGTGGTGACCTGTGCTTGTCATGAGCGTGGCATGGTAGAGATCAAGTGTCCtttcagtgcaaaggacctggAACATAGCTCACTGGGGCACTGGAACCTGGCTCACTTGGACACTGGCTACTGGCTCACTGGGGCACTGGACTGGCTCACTGGCTGCTG GACCCTTCCTCCTCTTGGGCTCAGGACGATGCAGAAATATGCTGGGAACAGCATCAGCCTTCAATTTCAGTTGGCCTTTTTTCGTTTTTGTGAATTGGTCTCCCTCAAAATGAGGGAGATCACCTGCGATGATATTGGCACAATGGC GATCAAATGA